A single region of the Candidatus Nitrospira nitrificans genome encodes:
- a CDS encoding ribonuclease H-like domain-containing protein, with product MLLAAFPDLPLDQPHLDLCMIGRQLGYRGGLKAIELQFGLQRESQLRGMTGSDAVLLWNRWRHRRDQAARTRLLAYNQADCMNLEPLADGFYCRMVQWYRGEMKRRDAV from the coding sequence ATGTTGCTTGCCGCCTTTCCCGACCTGCCATTGGACCAGCCACACCTCGATCTCTGTATGATCGGCAGACAGCTTGGCTATCGAGGGGGTCTGAAGGCCATTGAGCTGCAGTTCGGCCTGCAACGCGAATCTCAACTGCGGGGAATGACCGGATCAGATGCCGTCCTACTGTGGAATCGCTGGCGCCATCGCCGGGATCAAGCAGCAAGGACGCGCCTCTTGGCCTACAATCAGGCGGATTGCATGAATTTAGAACCGTTGGCGGATGGGTTTTATTGCCGGATGGTTCAGTGGTATCGAGGAGAAATGAAGAGGAGGGATGCCGTTTGA
- a CDS encoding glucose-1-phosphate adenylyltransferase, translated as MRQVRTLAMIMAGGKGQRLLPLTEARSKPAVPFGGTYRIIDFVLSNFINSGITALHVLVQYRSQSLIEHLRAAWQIGGRAQDSFVSVVPPQMRARDGWYEGTADAVYQNLNLIADFAPDVIAVFGADHIYRMDVGRMIRYHLETDADATVAALPVPITEASGFGIVEADTSGRMIGFEEKPAAPKPMRDRPGFALSSMGNYLFKTETLIPMLVRDASRPGTHDFGRNIVPELLADHRVQVYDFRKTEIPDLQPYEEQAYWRDVGTLDAYWKANMDLLGSAPAFDLRNRAWPIFSGCYDGPMASLVRTSTDESMIGQASHCVDADIRRSIIGRGVRIDRGARLEECIILDDVRIGSHARLRRVIADRRSVIPPHSRLGYDPAHDRARFQYATEGLVVLPHSSVLEVEAARVS; from the coding sequence ATGCGCCAGGTCCGAACACTAGCCATGATCATGGCAGGAGGAAAAGGCCAACGCCTTCTTCCTCTCACTGAAGCTCGCAGCAAACCCGCGGTTCCGTTCGGCGGCACCTATCGAATCATCGACTTTGTCCTGAGCAACTTCATCAACTCCGGCATCACGGCCCTCCATGTCCTCGTGCAGTATCGTTCGCAATCGCTGATCGAACACCTTCGAGCGGCGTGGCAGATCGGTGGTCGCGCGCAGGATAGTTTTGTGAGCGTCGTCCCTCCTCAAATGCGGGCTCGGGACGGCTGGTATGAGGGCACGGCAGACGCCGTCTATCAAAACCTGAATCTCATCGCCGACTTCGCCCCCGACGTGATTGCCGTCTTCGGCGCCGATCATATTTACCGGATGGATGTCGGCCGGATGATACGGTATCACCTCGAAACCGACGCGGATGCGACGGTCGCGGCCTTGCCCGTTCCGATAACGGAGGCGAGCGGCTTCGGCATTGTTGAAGCGGACACGAGCGGCCGTATGATCGGGTTTGAAGAAAAACCTGCCGCCCCAAAGCCGATGCGGGATCGGCCGGGGTTCGCCCTATCGTCCATGGGGAATTACCTATTCAAGACCGAGACGCTTATCCCGATGCTGGTGCGTGACGCATCCAGACCGGGGACCCACGATTTTGGGCGTAACATCGTGCCGGAACTATTGGCCGATCATCGCGTGCAGGTCTATGACTTTCGGAAAACCGAGATCCCCGATCTTCAGCCGTACGAAGAACAGGCCTATTGGCGAGATGTCGGAACTCTGGACGCCTATTGGAAGGCGAACATGGATCTGCTTGGAAGCGCGCCGGCTTTCGACCTTCGTAACCGCGCATGGCCGATTTTTTCCGGTTGTTATGACGGTCCGATGGCATCCCTTGTGCGCACCTCCACGGATGAGTCAATGATCGGGCAAGCCAGCCATTGCGTCGACGCGGACATTCGCCGCTCGATCATCGGACGAGGGGTTCGTATCGATCGGGGGGCTCGACTGGAAGAATGTATTATCTTGGATGATGTGCGGATCGGCTCGCATGCGCGCCTCCGTCGCGTCATCGCTGATCGACGCAGCGTGATCCCGCCGCACAGTCGCCTCGGGTACGATCCGGCGCATGATCGCGCGAGGTTTCAGTATGCGACGGAGGGGCTCGTCGTGCTGCCGCATTCATCCGTTCTGGAAGTCGAAGCCGCGCGCGTATCATGA
- a CDS encoding hemerythrin domain-containing protein has protein sequence MTGNTALAAGVIEMLKEDHEKVKGLFEEFESAEGKEQADIAATAIMELEVHADLEEKLIYPAIREHIDEDEKMNEALEEHHLVHVLIKELKKLKPHDAVFQAKFKVLAELVKHHIEEEEGEMLPAAQKSDIDWEALEAAVLKRKDTVVTKLTGGKKPFSKS, from the coding sequence ATGACAGGCAATACAGCATTGGCAGCAGGAGTGATAGAGATGTTGAAAGAGGATCATGAAAAGGTAAAAGGTCTGTTCGAAGAGTTCGAATCGGCTGAGGGGAAAGAGCAGGCGGACATCGCAGCCACCGCCATTATGGAGCTCGAAGTCCATGCCGACTTGGAGGAAAAACTGATCTACCCGGCCATTCGAGAACACATCGACGAAGATGAGAAGATGAATGAGGCGCTTGAGGAGCACCATCTCGTCCATGTCCTGATCAAGGAACTCAAGAAACTCAAACCCCACGATGCAGTGTTTCAGGCCAAGTTCAAAGTACTGGCTGAATTGGTGAAGCACCATATCGAGGAAGAAGAAGGGGAGATGTTGCCTGCGGCACAAAAGAGCGACATCGATTGGGAAGCGCTGGAGGCTGCCGTACTAAAGCGGAAGGACACCGTGGTGACCAAACTCACCGGAGGCAAGAAGCCCTTCTCGAAAAGTTAG
- a CDS encoding SDR family oxidoreductase produces the protein MPEQQRPPQQQTRQPGIESEMTPRPKVENRAHHGTGKLNGKIALITGGDSGIGRAVAVAFAREGADLAIAYLDEHKDAEETQRMVEQEGRRCILIPGDVGSHEHCMSVVRTVLAEFGHLDVLVNNAAQQEPQDSLENITPAQLERTFRTNIFSYFFMAQSAVPHLGEGANIINTTSVTAYKGSPQLLDYSSTKGAIVSFTRSLALSLSEKKIRVNAVAPGPVWTPLIPSTFPPDKVATFGSDVPMKRAGQPEEIAPCYVFLATQDASYMTGQVLHPNGGTVING, from the coding sequence ATGCCGGAACAACAACGTCCCCCTCAACAACAAACACGACAACCAGGTATCGAATCTGAGATGACGCCTCGGCCCAAGGTAGAGAACCGCGCACATCACGGTACGGGCAAGTTGAATGGGAAGATCGCTCTCATCACTGGTGGTGATAGCGGGATCGGTCGGGCTGTCGCCGTGGCCTTTGCGCGCGAAGGAGCGGATCTCGCCATCGCATACCTCGACGAGCATAAAGATGCGGAAGAAACCCAACGCATGGTCGAACAGGAAGGGCGACGTTGCATCCTCATACCCGGCGATGTGGGGAGCCACGAGCATTGCATGAGCGTCGTGCGCACGGTTCTGGCCGAGTTCGGGCATTTGGACGTCTTGGTTAACAATGCCGCTCAGCAGGAACCTCAAGACAGCCTCGAAAACATCACACCAGCTCAGCTCGAGCGGACATTTCGCACGAATATCTTTTCTTATTTCTTCATGGCCCAATCGGCGGTTCCCCATCTTGGGGAAGGAGCCAACATCATCAATACTACGTCCGTCACGGCTTATAAGGGAAGCCCTCAGCTACTGGACTATTCCTCGACTAAGGGTGCCATCGTCTCGTTCACAAGATCATTGGCCCTGTCACTTTCCGAGAAGAAGATTCGCGTCAACGCCGTCGCTCCAGGTCCGGTTTGGACACCGTTGATCCCCTCGACCTTTCCTCCGGACAAAGTCGCCACGTTCGGATCGGACGTCCCGATGAAACGTGCCGGCCAGCCGGAAGAAATCGCTCCTTGTTACGTGTTTTTAGCCACGCAGGATGCCTCTTACATGACGGGACAAGTTTTACACCCGAACGGAGGAACGGTCATAAACGGTTAG
- a CDS encoding GlsB/YeaQ/YmgE family stress response membrane protein, whose protein sequence is MSIMGWILFGLMVGVVAKLLMPGRDPGGMFVTILLGIAGALIGGFIGRGLGWYEESDPVGFIMAVIGAILLLFAYRKMSGSPSVGGS, encoded by the coding sequence ATGTCAATTATGGGGTGGATTCTATTTGGATTGATGGTCGGCGTGGTGGCGAAGCTGTTAATGCCTGGGCGCGACCCTGGGGGGATGTTCGTGACGATCCTTCTTGGGATTGCAGGCGCACTGATCGGGGGTTTTATCGGCCGTGGGCTTGGTTGGTATGAGGAAAGCGATCCAGTCGGTTTCATCATGGCCGTAATTGGGGCTATTTTGCTGTTATTCGCCTATCGCAAAATGAGCGGATCTCCTAGTGTGGGAGGAAGCTGA
- a CDS encoding ATPase domain-containing protein yields the protein MNERVPIVQLDTGVPGLNEVLGGGLPEFSFNLLAGGPGAGKTTLVQQISFALATPERPARYITVLGEPPLKLLRYQQQFDFFDPSKINSSLRFLSIPHDVLAAGLGKVLDKIVTEVEAANPSLVVVDSFRSVIRASKQGEAELSLQAFVQRLALHLTSWQATTFLVGEYLDSEQEDNPIFTVADGVLWLSQSKERNAIVRKLQVVKMRGQASVPGLHTLRITEKGITVFPRLPIPLDISADEQRRIEMLPAKIDRLSTGVRGLDDMMNGGIPMGSSMLIAGPSGSGKTILSMQFLAEGLSRREPGLLAVFEKRPSDYLKANSLGRSLARHIQDGLLHVLYLRPLDLSLDETLEEVRTLVNEHGVKRVVIDSLSGLELALAPHFREDFRETLHRMVAMLTAMGITLLLTVELADSYVDLRFSPHGTAFLTDGILLHRYIELDGKIQRMLSVIKLRGSQHSKELRLYEVTNEGLVIGNGLTGYEGLMSGAPRRIRKPE from the coding sequence ATGAATGAGAGAGTGCCGATCGTCCAACTCGATACCGGAGTTCCCGGGCTCAACGAAGTGCTCGGCGGTGGGCTTCCCGAGTTTTCGTTCAACCTGCTCGCGGGCGGACCAGGAGCCGGGAAGACGACGCTGGTCCAGCAAATCTCCTTTGCCCTCGCCACGCCTGAGCGGCCGGCTCGCTACATCACGGTCTTGGGCGAACCTCCGTTGAAGCTGCTTCGCTATCAGCAGCAGTTCGATTTCTTTGATCCATCCAAGATCAATTCCAGCTTGCGCTTTCTCTCCATTCCACACGATGTGTTGGCGGCAGGATTGGGAAAGGTGTTGGACAAGATCGTAACGGAAGTGGAAGCCGCGAATCCCAGCCTGGTGGTCGTGGATTCCTTTCGATCCGTCATTCGCGCCTCGAAACAGGGGGAGGCGGAATTGTCCTTGCAGGCGTTCGTCCAACGGCTGGCGTTGCATTTAACGTCGTGGCAGGCGACGACGTTCCTGGTCGGAGAATACCTGGATTCCGAACAGGAGGACAATCCGATCTTCACGGTGGCTGACGGCGTGCTATGGCTCTCTCAAAGCAAAGAACGGAATGCCATCGTGCGAAAGCTGCAGGTGGTGAAGATGCGTGGCCAAGCGTCGGTGCCTGGCCTCCATACCCTCCGGATTACCGAGAAAGGCATTACCGTGTTTCCACGCCTCCCGATTCCCCTTGATATCAGCGCGGACGAGCAACGGAGGATCGAGATGTTGCCCGCGAAGATCGATCGACTTTCCACCGGTGTGCGGGGGCTGGATGACATGATGAACGGCGGGATTCCGATGGGATCCTCCATGCTTATCGCCGGGCCGTCCGGCTCGGGGAAAACGATTCTGTCCATGCAATTTCTCGCGGAGGGCCTCTCCCGGCGCGAGCCGGGACTGCTCGCTGTCTTCGAGAAGCGACCATCGGATTACCTCAAAGCGAACTCCTTGGGCCGGTCCCTGGCTCGGCATATTCAGGACGGTCTGCTGCACGTGTTGTATTTGCGCCCGCTCGACCTATCCCTGGATGAAACCTTGGAAGAGGTTCGCACCCTGGTGAACGAGCATGGGGTGAAACGCGTGGTCATCGACTCGCTCTCAGGCTTGGAACTGGCGCTCGCGCCGCATTTTCGTGAAGATTTTCGGGAAACGTTGCACCGCATGGTGGCGATGCTCACCGCCATGGGGATTACGCTGCTCTTGACGGTGGAATTGGCGGACTCGTACGTCGATTTGCGATTCAGCCCGCATGGGACCGCCTTTTTGACAGACGGGATTCTGCTCCATCGCTACATCGAACTCGACGGGAAGATCCAACGCATGTTGAGCGTCATCAAATTACGCGGGAGCCAACACAGCAAGGAATTGAGGCTCTATGAAGTGACGAACGAGGGCCTCGTGATCGGAAACGGACTCACCGGCTATGAAGGGTTGATGAGCGGCGCGCCGAGACGAATCCGGAAGCCGGAATGA
- a CDS encoding outer membrane beta-barrel protein yields MSSINFKSSPKIEPCDSVHVFLLMGGGLLLAASLSHAAETERSWHYGAYLDVSYGINANLPDNHRWRSKETTERTNILSPNMALAYLRKEPNEQSRWGMELAAQGGYDTEDLVPHEHPMSGADALRHLARANVSYLAPIGKGLEFTGGLIKGFINYESFYAKNNFNYTRAYLTDFNPNFMFAVGGRYTVTPNVDVGLHALNGFHHLAHSNDLPSFAAELDWRIATRLTWYQNVYYGPDQTNTGMKFWRFFSDSTLQWRAQDWTVALTYDIGTERTADEPANPRRFWMASALFTQYDLGGPWTIGFRPEVFWDRDGILTQARQLLVGVTSTLGYRRHIGCHELIVRLEYRFDRSTGPEGGFFKNDQTTAVSRLVADQHVAWVGFLWAYDS; encoded by the coding sequence GTGTCATCAATAAACTTCAAGTCATCCCCTAAGATCGAGCCCTGCGACTCGGTGCATGTCTTTCTGTTGATGGGAGGCGGGCTGCTGCTCGCTGCTTCTCTGTCCCATGCCGCTGAGACCGAGCGATCTTGGCATTATGGGGCCTATCTGGATGTCTCTTACGGCATCAACGCTAACTTGCCGGACAACCATCGGTGGCGTAGCAAGGAGACGACTGAGCGGACCAATATATTGTCCCCGAACATGGCCTTGGCCTACTTGAGAAAAGAACCCAATGAGCAATCTCGCTGGGGCATGGAGTTGGCCGCCCAAGGCGGGTACGACACCGAGGATCTGGTCCCACACGAACATCCGATGTCAGGGGCCGATGCGCTCCGACATCTGGCGCGTGCCAATGTCAGTTATCTGGCCCCCATCGGGAAGGGGTTGGAGTTCACCGGCGGCCTTATCAAGGGATTCATTAATTACGAATCCTTCTATGCCAAGAACAACTTCAATTACACGCGTGCCTACTTGACCGACTTCAATCCCAATTTCATGTTCGCCGTCGGAGGGCGCTATACCGTTACCCCCAACGTCGATGTCGGGTTGCATGCGCTGAACGGGTTTCACCATCTGGCCCATTCCAATGATCTGCCAAGTTTCGCGGCCGAACTCGACTGGCGGATCGCGACGCGCCTCACCTGGTATCAAAACGTGTATTATGGCCCGGATCAAACGAACACCGGGATGAAATTCTGGCGCTTCTTTTCGGACAGCACTCTCCAGTGGCGCGCTCAGGACTGGACCGTGGCGCTTACGTACGACATCGGGACAGAACGAACCGCCGATGAGCCCGCCAACCCGCGTCGATTCTGGATGGCCTCCGCCCTGTTTACACAGTATGACCTGGGCGGTCCTTGGACGATCGGCTTCCGTCCTGAAGTCTTTTGGGATCGAGACGGCATCCTCACGCAGGCTCGCCAGCTGTTGGTGGGCGTCACCTCAACGCTCGGCTACAGGAGGCACATCGGTTGTCACGAATTGATCGTTCGCTTGGAATATCGGTTCGATCGTTCCACCGGTCCCGAGGGGGGGTTCTTTAAGAACGACCAAACGACCGCCGTCTCTCGTCTCGTAGCCGACCAACATGTGGCGTGGGTCGGCTTTTTATGGGCATACGATTCATAA
- a CDS encoding ATP-binding response regulator produces the protein MSDNTRSDEPRRTDDLLREANEQLTLKALQFQHEADASEQRWLDQRNLNDELVRKQRLLRVLASELTLTEQRERKRLATELHDYLAQLMVIGRLKVGQARPKALSDATLVMLIDEINDIFSKSLSYTRTLMSELSPPVLQDLGFLAALKWMSEQLSTQLSITVDIQLPPEPVIVSEDQALFLYRAVRELVLNVVKHAQTSQVTIALTLESSDVLHIYITDQGRGFDPVAIDKRTPGEHFGLMSIRERMEAMGGSFQVESAPGRGTTLALGLPLAKTLQSPHARAATTGSRSPDTSAQKIRDVHRVLLADDHALVRQGLRAILEGFQDVSIVGEACNGVEAVSMVDECVPDVIIMDVNMPKMDGIEATKRIKDRHPSTIVIGLSVNNSIPIIDAMKAAGAAAFISKDAAAAFISKDAAADELHDALTMCHPLAM, from the coding sequence ATGTCGGATAACACGAGATCAGACGAGCCGCGGCGGACGGACGATCTCCTCCGCGAGGCCAACGAACAACTCACGCTGAAGGCGTTACAGTTCCAACATGAAGCAGACGCGTCCGAACAGCGCTGGCTCGATCAGCGGAATCTCAACGACGAATTGGTGAGGAAGCAACGGCTGCTGCGAGTCCTGGCATCGGAGCTGACATTGACCGAACAACGCGAGCGCAAACGCCTGGCCACTGAACTGCACGATTATTTGGCCCAATTGATGGTCATCGGACGTCTCAAGGTCGGCCAGGCGCGTCCCAAGGCGCTGAGCGACGCGACATTGGTCATGCTGATCGATGAGATCAATGACATCTTCTCCAAGTCCCTCTCGTACACTCGAACGCTGATGTCCGAACTGAGTCCCCCCGTCTTGCAGGACCTGGGATTCCTCGCCGCCCTCAAGTGGATGTCGGAACAGCTCTCAACACAATTGTCGATCACCGTCGACATCCAGTTGCCGCCGGAACCTGTGATCGTGTCCGAGGATCAGGCGCTGTTTTTGTACCGAGCCGTCCGTGAGCTGGTGCTCAATGTCGTGAAGCATGCGCAGACCTCCCAGGTCACGATTGCGCTCACGCTGGAATCGAGTGATGTGCTGCACATTTACATTACGGATCAGGGCCGAGGCTTCGACCCTGTTGCGATCGACAAGAGGACACCAGGCGAGCATTTTGGCCTCATGAGCATCCGGGAACGCATGGAGGCCATGGGTGGATCGTTTCAGGTGGAGAGCGCTCCCGGCAGAGGCACCACGCTTGCGTTAGGACTGCCGCTGGCCAAGACTTTGCAATCACCGCATGCGCGGGCGGCGACTACAGGCAGTCGATCGCCGGACACCTCCGCTCAGAAGATACGCGACGTGCATCGGGTCCTCCTGGCGGACGACCACGCTCTGGTTCGCCAGGGTCTGCGCGCGATTCTCGAAGGATTTCAGGATGTGTCCATCGTGGGAGAGGCATGCAACGGAGTGGAGGCCGTCTCCATGGTCGACGAGTGCGTTCCCGATGTGATCATCATGGACGTTAATATGCCGAAGATGGATGGGATCGAAGCCACAAAACGAATCAAGGACAGGCACCCCTCGACGATCGTGATCGGTCTTTCGGTCAATAATTCGATACCCATCATCGATGCCATGAAGGCCGCCGGCGCGGCGGCCTTCATTTCAAAAGATGCCGCGGCGGCCTTCATTTCAAAAGATGCCGCGGCGGACGAGTTGCACGATGCCCTCACGATGTGTCATCCGCTGGCAATGTAA
- a CDS encoding cysteine hydrolase family protein: MTEDNRISGSLGRNTVHLCVDMQRMFAEPTEWMMPWSAKVLPQVTALVKYQPEKTMFTRFIPAHRAGQGQGMWKQYYECWASMTVENLGADMLELVPALARFTPPAAVIDKHVYGPWMETDLHQRLQKRGVTTLIISGGETDVCVLATVLGAVDLGYRVVLAKDALCSSSDEAHDAAIDLYHQRYRGQVEPVETETILRNWIR; the protein is encoded by the coding sequence ATGACAGAAGATAACCGTATTTCTGGATCTTTAGGCAGGAATACCGTCCATCTGTGCGTGGACATGCAGCGCATGTTTGCCGAGCCCACCGAATGGATGATGCCGTGGTCGGCAAAAGTCTTGCCGCAAGTCACGGCCCTCGTGAAATACCAACCAGAGAAAACGATGTTCACCCGCTTCATTCCCGCGCACAGAGCAGGTCAAGGGCAGGGGATGTGGAAACAATACTACGAGTGTTGGGCCTCAATGACAGTGGAAAATCTAGGCGCGGACATGCTGGAACTCGTCCCTGCCTTAGCCCGGTTCACACCGCCTGCTGCTGTCATCGATAAGCATGTCTATGGACCCTGGATGGAAACCGATCTCCATCAACGTTTGCAAAAACGGGGCGTCACGACCCTGATCATATCCGGCGGGGAAACGGATGTGTGCGTGCTTGCCACCGTTCTGGGAGCGGTTGACCTAGGATATCGGGTTGTTTTGGCTAAAGATGCCTTATGTAGTTCGTCCGACGAAGCTCATGATGCCGCAATCGATCTCTATCACCAGCGCTACCGCGGTCAGGTTGAGCCGGTAGAGACGGAAACGATTCTTCGCAACTGGATCCGGTGA
- a CDS encoding CsbD family protein yields the protein MNAEQFKGTWTQFKGEVKRQWGRLTDDDMTEAAGNYDKFVGRVQERYGDKKEDVLKWTNEWFDRQKTQSGSQR from the coding sequence ATGAACGCAGAACAATTCAAAGGGACGTGGACTCAGTTCAAGGGAGAGGTTAAACGTCAATGGGGCCGGCTCACGGATGACGATATGACGGAAGCGGCAGGCAACTACGACAAGTTCGTCGGACGCGTGCAGGAGCGCTACGGTGACAAGAAGGAAGATGTGCTGAAGTGGACCAATGAGTGGTTCGACCGGCAAAAGACCCAGTCCGGCTCGCAGCGATAA
- a CDS encoding BON domain-containing protein, translated as MPVSLLILSMLLSLSCRHSPQDADISSAITSRFIEEQSVNLQRVDVYVEEGTAYLSGEVENREEHIQAGRIASRIPGVRRVINKLQVIP; from the coding sequence ATGCCTGTTTCCTTGCTGATTCTTTCCATGCTGCTGTCGCTCTCCTGTCGTCATTCCCCTCAGGATGCAGACATTTCCAGCGCGATCACGTCCCGTTTCATCGAGGAGCAGTCGGTCAACCTTCAACGAGTGGACGTGTATGTTGAGGAAGGAACCGCATACCTCAGTGGCGAAGTCGAGAATAGAGAAGAGCACATACAGGCCGGCCGGATCGCGAGCCGGATTCCGGGTGTACGACGTGTCATCAATAAACTTCAAGTCATCCCCTAA
- a CDS encoding response regulator: MQLLVVDDYAMMRQGLRSVLDAYEDIEVVGEARDGMEAVKLVSELRPQVVLMDINMPRMNGIEATAKITEYFPETIVIGLSVNATDDNQEAMTRAGASRLLSKEVAVEQLYDAVYAAVTERDKGATPSGP, encoded by the coding sequence GTGCAGCTATTAGTCGTGGATGATTATGCGATGATGCGGCAAGGCTTGCGTTCTGTGCTGGATGCCTATGAAGATATTGAGGTGGTCGGAGAGGCGCGGGATGGAATGGAGGCGGTGAAGCTTGTCAGCGAGTTACGGCCTCAAGTGGTGTTGATGGACATCAATATGCCGAGGATGAATGGGATCGAGGCAACCGCGAAGATTACGGAATATTTTCCAGAGACCATCGTCATTGGGTTATCAGTGAACGCGACGGATGACAATCAAGAGGCTATGACGCGAGCGGGAGCCTCCCGCCTCCTGAGCAAGGAAGTAGCAGTCGAACAGTTGTATGATGCGGTCTATGCCGCGGTAACTGAAAGAGATAAAGGAGCAACTCCTTCCGGACCGTAG
- a CDS encoding gluconokinase, giving the protein MPRGAAAGTCVVVVFGVSGSGKSRIGAALAKSLRWTFYDADDFLGRKNRAKLQRGIPLTDRDRWPWLNRLRRTIKHCLTEHHSMILACSALKRSYRRHLRIADRVMFVYLKVKPALVERRLRQRTGHFMNPDLLQSQFAALEEPRDDAIVVNAARKPRDIVSGLRRQLISQGCSPAQRVSHE; this is encoded by the coding sequence ATGCCTCGTGGCGCCGCTGCTGGAACATGCGTTGTTGTTGTATTCGGAGTCTCCGGATCAGGGAAATCGCGGATCGGGGCTGCTTTGGCGAAATCGCTTCGCTGGACGTTTTACGATGCCGATGATTTTCTCGGGCGGAAGAATCGCGCTAAACTCCAACGAGGTATCCCCCTCACGGATCGGGATCGATGGCCATGGCTCAATCGGTTGCGGCGGACCATCAAGCACTGCCTGACGGAACATCATTCCATGATCCTTGCCTGTTCAGCCTTGAAGCGATCGTATCGTCGGCATCTGCGCATCGCCGACAGGGTCATGTTTGTGTATCTCAAGGTCAAACCTGCTCTGGTCGAGCGCCGGCTCCGGCAACGAACGGGACATTTCATGAATCCGGACTTGCTCCAGTCTCAGTTCGCTGCGCTTGAGGAGCCGAGGGATGATGCCATCGTGGTGAATGCCGCGCGGAAACCACGTGATATCGTGAGTGGGCTGCGAAGGCAGCTGATATCGCAAGGATGTAGTCCGGCGCAAAGGGTATCTCATGAATAG